From a single Capsicum annuum cultivar UCD-10X-F1 chromosome 12, UCD10Xv1.1, whole genome shotgun sequence genomic region:
- the LOC107849773 gene encoding 3-oxoacyl-[acyl-carrier-protein] reductase FabG-like codes for MEPWKDLTGKVVMVTGASSGIGLEFCLDLAKAGCRIIAAARRINRLKTLCSQINNSEGPAWRAVAVQLDITADGATIEAAVQVAWDAFGRIDALVNNAGLRGSVNSSLKLTEEEWEHTFKTNLRGGWLVSKYVCRRMRDAKQGGGSIINISSILGLNRGLLPGSVAYSSSKMALDMVTKIMALELGAHNIRVNSISPGIFKSEITESLVQQKWFHNVVLRIVPLRNLGTTDPALTSLVRYLIHDSTEYVSGNVFIVDAGTTLASVPIFSSL; via the exons ATGGAGCCGTGGAAAGACCTGACCGGGAAGGTAGTGATGGTGACAGGGGCATCCTCGGGAATCGGGTTAGAGTTCTGTCTCGACTTAGCGAAAGCCGGTTGCAGGATCATTGCTGCAGCCCGTCGTATCAATAGGCTGAAAACTTTATGCAGCCAGATTAATAATTCGGAGGGGCCAGCCTGGCGTGCAGTTGCCGTCCAGCTTGACATCACTGCTGATGGTGCAACTATTGAGGCTGCTGTGCAAGTAGCTTGGGACGCCTTCGGACGTATCGATGCCTTGGTTAACAATGCTGGGCTTAGAG GTAGTGTGAACTCTTCACTAAAATTGACAGAGGAGGAATGGGAACATACCTTTAAGACGAATCTCAGAGGGGGGTGGTTGGTGTCGAAATATGTATGTAGACGTATGCGCGATGCTAAACAAGGCGGAGGCTCTATTATTAATATCTCTTCGATTCTTGGTCTTAATCGAGGACTATTACCGGGGAGTGTTGCTTACTCTTCTTCAAAGATGGCTCTTGACATGGTCACTAAG ATTATGGCGCTTGAATTGGGAGCACACAATATCAGAGTGAACTCAATATCACCGGGAATTTTCAAATCCGAGATAACAGAGAGCCTTGTTCAACAGAAATGGTTCCATAACGTTGTTTTGAGAATCGTTCCTCTGAGAAATCTTGGAACGACAGATCCGGCTTTAACATCACTCGTCAGATACTTAATCCATGATTCCACGGAATATGTATCTGGCAATGTTTTCATTGTCGATGCTGGAACAACCTTAGCAAGTGTTCCAATTTTCTCATCGCTCTAA